CAGCGCGTCGGACATGATCAGCAGTTCCATCAGGTTGTCGTTGGCCGGATTGGATGTCGACTGGATGATGAACATGTCTTCGCCGCGGACGTTTTCGAACACCTCAACGAAGATCTCCTGATCGTTGAACCGCTCCACGCGCGCGTCCACCAGATCGACCGGCTTTCCGCGGTGCAACGCCATACGGCGGGTGATGGCATTTGCCAGCGGCTTGTTCGAGCTGCCGGTGATCAGTTTGGGTTCAAGGAGTGTGGCCATGATGGGGTCCCCAGAGTGGTGCAGAGTGGCGCAGATGACAGATTCGTGACGTTGCCAACCGCTTAACATGGCCCTAGGGTCTCGCAAAGCATCGACGCGCAGCGGGAGGGCCAAATGGCGCATATCGACTACTATTTCGCGACAATTTCTCCGTACACTTACCTCGCCGGAACCCGGCTCGAGGAAATTGCGGCGAAACATGGCGCGACCATCACCTATAAACCGCTGGATGTGGTGGCTTTGTTTGGCCGCACAGGAGGCGTTCCACCCAAGGATCGTCACATCAGCCGTCAGGAATATCGCGCACAGGAACTGACGCGCCAGTCAAAGAAACTGGACATGCCTTTCAACCTGATGCCGGCGCACTGGCCAACCAATATGGCACCATCGTCCTATGCCTTTATCGCGGCGCAGAATGCGGGCGGTGGCGAT
This genomic window from Shimia isoporae contains:
- a CDS encoding 2-hydroxychromene-2-carboxylate isomerase encodes the protein MAHIDYYFATISPYTYLAGTRLEEIAAKHGATITYKPLDVVALFGRTGGVPPKDRHISRQEYRAQELTRQSKKLDMPFNLMPAHWPTNMAPSSYAFIAAQNAGGGDLGTLAHGITRACWAEEKDVADDAVIRSCLEAAGFDPNLADSGLLEGAETYARNLDEAVEAGAFGAPFYVVDDGARFWGQDRLDDLDLHLAGKL